One genomic segment of Helianthus annuus cultivar XRQ/B chromosome 14, HanXRQr2.0-SUNRISE, whole genome shotgun sequence includes these proteins:
- the LOC110903874 gene encoding LOB domain-containing protein 36, which yields MYAVVKVKDQKMSTNSPCAACKFLRRKCTQECVFAPYFPPDQPQKFANVHKVYGASNVAKLLNDLPATQREDAVNSLAYEADARLRDPVYGCVGLISVLQHRLKQVQKDLEHAKRELANYIGPSAMLPILNQGFIQQSVIPYNNMQPDPVLGLTGTRGFRDVQQHMIGANGGEREHSELLRNYDHQQQQRSADLLGFNGGFDAVAAAAQVTGSEFSHTSTSTAAAMSPCLSLGGSYDNNNIYQIQHQPHHLQHLQLFLQQQPLPPQRAE from the coding sequence ATGTATGCAGTAGTAAAGGTGAAAGATCAGAAAATGTCAACAAATTCTCCGTGTGCAGCGTGCAAGTTTTTACGTCGTAAATGCACACAAGAATGCGTCTTTGCACCGTACTTCCCACCCGACCAACCTCAAAAATTCGCTAACGTGCACAAAGTCTATGGAGCAAGCAACGTTGCGAAACTCCTGAACGACCTCCCCGCCACACAAAGAGAAGACGCGGTTAATTCGTTGGCTTACGAGGCCGATGCACGCCTTCGTGATCCAGTTTATGGTTGTGTTGGGCTAATATCGGTTCTACAACACCGGTTAAAGCAGGTTCAGAAAGATCTAGAACATGCTAAACGAGAATTGGCTAACTACATTGGCCCATCTGCAATGCTACCGATTTTGAACCAAGGGTTTATCCAACAATCGGTTATACCATACAACAACATGCAGCCGGACCCGGTTTTGGGCTTAACCGGGACAAGGGGTTTCCGAGAtgttcaacaacacatgattggTGCTAATGGTGGTGAACGAGAACATTCGGAGTTGTTAAGGAACTATGATCATCAGCAGCAGCAGCGGTCCGCGGATCTTTTAGGGTTTAATGGCGGGTTTGATGCTGTTGCAGCCGCGGCTCAAGTGACTGGTAGCGAGTTTAGCCACACGAGTACATCAACCGCGGCGGCTATGTCACCGTGTTTATCATTGGGTGGGTcttatgataataataatatttatcaGATTCAACATCAGcctcatcatcttcaacatcttcAGCTGTTTCTTCAGCAACAACCGCTGCCACCACAGAGAGCCGAGTAG